The following proteins come from a genomic window of Scomber japonicus isolate fScoJap1 chromosome 4, fScoJap1.pri, whole genome shotgun sequence:
- the LOC128357669 gene encoding calpain-2 catalytic subunit-like, translating into MSIDTNAKVVKYLNQDYTLLKEQCLSSGLLFTDEAFPAEPKSLGFKELGPESKKAKGIKWLRPKDLCWSPKFIMGEADRTDICQGELGDCWLLAAISSLTLNLEILKRVVPKGQSYDLEYAGIFHFQLWQYGQWVDVVVDDHLPTRNGKLLFVHSAGGQDFWSALLEKAYAKVNGSYEALSEGRTIEAFEDFTGGIAECYDLNVDQPFLFPTIRKALYLGSLLSCSINSSNSTEMDRLTSLKLVQGHAYSITAADRVHYNGSVVELVRIRNPWGEMEWKGPWGSKSKEWNNLDLAPEYKQLNNPDENGEFWMSYVDFKRYFSGLNICNLSPDMVMSGKVHRWSYCKFEGIWIIGSTAGGCRNNPATYCINPQFFIHLKDVDEYPNDGENGCTILIGLMQKNARKKKRFGQHLHCIGFYVFEVPDEYKGGSNVRLGPDVLLQRKPVFYTKIFSKSREVYCRLKLPPGKYAIIPSTFDPDCEGSFILRVFAEKQYTTRCHCLLHWVHSV; encoded by the exons ATGTCCATTGACACCAATGCAAAAGTGGTGAAGTACCTGAACCAGGACTACACGTTACTCAAGGAGCAGTGCCTGTCCTCAGGACTTCTCTTCACTGATGAGGCCTTCCCCGCAGAGCCCAAATCGCTGGGCTTCAAGGAGCTGGGCCCGGAGTCTAAGAAGGCCAAGGGAATCAAATGGTTGAGACCCAAG GACCTGTGTTGGTCTCCAAAGTTCATCATGGGCGAAGCAGATAGGACCGACATCTGTCAGGGAGAACTGG GTGACTGCTGGCTGCTGGCTGCCATCTCCTCTCTGACCCTCAACCTTGAGATCCTGAAGCGGGTCGTTCCTAAAGGTCAAAGCTACGACTTAGAATACGCTGGCATCTTCCACTTCCAG CTGTGGCAGTACGGGCAGTGGGTCGATGTTGTCGTGGACGACCATCTCCCTACCAGAAACGGAAAACtgctgtttgttcattcagCGGGGGGACAAGACTTCTGGAGCGCTCTGCTGGAGAAAGCCTACGCAAA GGTGAACGGCTCGTACGAAGCTCTGAGCGAAGGTCGGACCATCGAGGCTTTTGAGGATTTCACCGGAGGAATCGCAGAGTGCTACGACCTGAATGTTGATCAGCCCTTCCTGTTCCCCACCATCAGGAAAGCTCTGTATCTCGGCTCGCTGCTCAGCTGCTCCATCAAC AGTTCGAACTCAACTGAGATGGATCGCCTCACCAGCTTAAAACTGGTCCAAGGCCACGCCTACTCCATAACTGCAGCAGATCGG GTGCATTACAACGGTTCTGTGGTGGAGCTAGTGAGGATCAGGAACCCGTGGGGTGAAATGGAGTGGAAGGGACCCTGGGGCAGCAA GTCGAAGGAGTGGAATAATTTGGATCTGGCTCCGGAGTATAAGCAGCTAAATAACCCCGATGAGAATGGAGAGTTCTG GATGAGCTACGTAGACTTCAAGCGTTACTTTTCCGGCCTCAACATCTGCAACCTGTCGCCCGACATGGTGATGAGCGGCAAGGTCCACCGCTGGAGCTACTGTAAATTCGAAGGCATTTGGATAATCGGCTCCACCGCTGGTGGCTGCAGGAACAACCCGG CCACGTACTGCATCAACCCTCAGTTCTTCATTCACCTCAAAGATGTGGACGAATACCCTAATGACGGCGAGAATGGCTGCACCATCCTGATTGGTCTGATGCAGAAAAACGCTCGTAAGAAGAAACGCTTTGGACAACACCTACACTGCATCGGATTCTACGTCTttgag gtTCCAGATGAG TATAAAGGTGGCAGTAATGTCCGCCTGGGTCCGGACGTCCTGCTGCAGAGGAAACCTGTGTTTTACACTAAGATCTTCAGCAAGAGCAGGGAGGTGTATTGCCGGTTAAAACTGCCTCCTGGAAAGTACGCCATCATCCCGTCCACCTTCGATCCGGATTGTGAAGGAAGCTTCATCCTGAGAGTGTTCGCCGAGAAACAATATACCACCAGGTGTCACTGTCTCCTCCACTGGGTTCACTCTGTATAG